A genomic stretch from Neomonachus schauinslandi chromosome 14, ASM220157v2, whole genome shotgun sequence includes:
- the SKOR2 gene encoding SKI family transcriptional corepressor 2 — protein MASSPLPGPNDILLASPSSAFQPDALSQPRPGHANLKPNQVGQVILYGIPIVSLVIDGQERLCLAQISNTLLKNFSYNEIHNRRVALGITCVQCTPVQLEILRRAGAMPISSRRCGMITKREAERLCKSFLGENRPPKLPDNFAFDVSHECAWGCRGSFIPARYNSSRAKCIKCSYCNMYFSPNKFIFHSHRTPDAKYTQPDAANFNSWRRHLKLTDKSPQDELVFAWEDVKAMFNGGSRKRALPQPGAHPACHPLSSVKAAAVAAAAAVAGGGGLLGPHLLGAPPPPPPPPPLAELAGAPHAHHKRPRFDDDDDSLQEAAVVAAASLSAAAASLSVAAASGGAGAGGGGAGGGCVTSVGAGAGAAAGAKGPRSYPVIPVPSKGSFGGVLQKFPGCGGLFPHPYTFPAAAAAFGLCHKKEDAGAAAEALGGAGGAGAAPKAGLSGLFWPAGRKDAFYPPFCMFWPPRTPGGLPVPTYLQPPPQPPSALGCALGESPALLRQAFLDLAEPGGSGGSAEAAPPPGQPPPVVANGPGSGPPPPAGGAGARDTLFESPPGGSGGDCSAASTPPADPGAVSGAGAAAPGAGPAGARVPAPHHPHLLEGRKAGGGSYHHSSAFRPVGGKDDAESLAKLHGASAGAPHSAQAHHHHHHHHPHHHHHHHPPQPPSPLLLLPPQPDEPGSERHHPAPPPPPPPPPPLALQPHHRGLLSPGGTSCSYPSEDSSEDEDDEEEEQEVDVEGHKPPEGEEEEGEGRDPDDEEEEDEETGVLLGDPLVGGGRYLQGRGLSEKGSSRDRAPAAPGSFPLALNSSRLLQEDGKLGDPSGSDLPPPPPPPPPLASQKASGGGSSSPGSPVHHPSLEEPPSYKDNQKTKENNQVILPTKDESNFSDKNKEHSFFITDSDASGGDFWRERSGEHTQETNSPHSLKKDVENMGKEELQKVLFEQIDLRRRLEQEFQVLKGNTSFPVFNNFQDQMKRELAYREEMVQQLQIIPYAASLIRKEKLGAHLSKS, from the exons ATGGCTTCCAGCCCGCTGCCGGGGCCCAACGACATCCTGCTGGCATCGCCGTCGAGCGCCTTCCAGCCCGACGCGCTGAGCCAGCCGCGGCCGGGCCACGCCAACCTCAAACCCAACCAGGTGGGCCAGGTGATCCTCTACGGCATTCCCATCGTGTCGTTGGTGATCGACGGGCAAGAGcgcctgtgcctggcacagatcTCCAACACTCTCCTCAAGAACTTCAGTTACAACGAGATCCACAACCGTCGTGTGGCGCTGGGCATCACGTGCGTGCAGTGCACGCCGGTGCAGCTGGAGATCCTGCGGCGCGCCGGGGCCATGCCCATCTCATCGCGCCGCTGCGGCATGATCACCAAGCGTGAGGCCGAGCGCTTGTGCAAGTCGTTCCTAGGCGAAAACAGGCCGCCCAAGCTGCCCGACAACTTCGCCTTCGACGTGTCTCATGAGTGCGCCTGGGGCTGCCGCGGTAGCTTCATCCCCGCGCGTTACAACAGCTCCCGCGCCAAGTGCATCAAATGCAGCTACTGCAACATGTACTTCTCACCCAACAAGTTCATCTTCCACTCGCACCGTACGCCCGACGCCAAGTACACGCAGCCGGACGCAGCCAACTTCAACTCGTGGCGCCGTCATCTCAAGCTCACTGACAAGAGCCCCCAGGACGAGCTAGTCTTCGCCTGGGAGGATGTCAAGGCCATGTTCAACGGCGGTAGCCGAAAGCGCGCGCTGCCCCAGCCGGGCGCGCACCCCGCCTGCCACCCGCTCAGCTCGGTCAAGGCTGCCGCCGTGGCAGCGGCAGCTGCGGTGGCTGGAGGCGGAGGACTACTGGGTCCGCACCTGCTGggggcgcccccgcccccgccgccgccgccacccctGGCCGAGCTGGCGGGCGCGCCCCACGCCCATCACAAGCGGCCGCGCTTCGACGACGACGACGACTCGCTGCAGGAGGCGGCCGTCGTGGCCGCCGCCAGCCtttccgccgccgccgccagcctCTCGGTGGCCGCGGCCTCGGGCGGCgccggggcgggagggggcggcgCCGGGGGCGGCTGCGTGACCAGCGTTGGCGCCGGCGCGGGCGCGGCGGCTGGCGCCAAAGGCCCGCGCAGCTACCCGGTCATTCCGGTGCCCAGCAAGGGCTCTTTCGGGGGAGTGCTGCAGAAGTTCCCCGGCTGCGGGGGGCTCTTCCCGCATCCTTACACCTTCCCGGCCGCAGCCGCCGCCTTCGGCTTGTGCCACAAGAAGGAGGACGCGGGCGCCGCGGCCGAGGCCCTGGGGGGCGCGGGCGGTGCGGGCGCGGCGCCCAAGGCCGGCCTGTCCGGCCTCTTCTGGCCCGCGGGCCGCAAGGACGCTTTCTACCCGCCCTTCTGCATGTTCTGGCCTCCGCGGACCCCAGGCGGGCTTCCGGTGCCCACCTACCTACAGCCCCCGCCCCAGCCGCCCTCGGCGCTCGGCTGCGCGCTTGGAGAAAGCCCGGCCCTGTTGCGCCAGGCCTTCCTGGACCTGGCCGAGCCCGGCGGCTCGGGTGGGAGCGCAGAAGCTGCGCCCCCGCCGGGTCAGCCCCCTCCGGTGGTAGCCAACGGCCCGGGCTCCGGCCCTCCGCCTCCTGCTGGGGGCGCGGGCGCCCGCGACACGCTCTTCGAGTCGCCCCCGGGCGGCAGCGGCGGGGACTGCAGCGCGGCCTCCACGCCGCCAGCCGACCCCGGCGCAGTGTCCGGTGCAGGGGCCGCGGCCCCTGGAGCGGGCCCCGCGGGAGCCCGAGTGCCCGCACCCCACCATCCGCACCTCCTGGAGGGGCGCAAGGCGGGCGGAGGCAGCTACCACCATTCGAGCGCCTTCCGGCCGGTGGGCGGCAAGGACGACGCAGAGAGCCTGGCCAAGCTGCACGGGGCGTCAGCGGGAGCGCCACACTCGGCCCAAGcgcatcaccaccaccaccatcaccacccgcaccaccaccatcaccatcatcccccGCAGCCGCCGTCACCGTTGCTGCTACTGCCCCCGCAGCCCGACGAGCCGGGTTCTGAGCGCCAccaccccgccccgccgccgcccccgcccccgccgcccccgctgGCCCTGCAGCCGCACCACCGAGGCCTTCTGTCCCCCGGGGGCACCAGCTGCAGCTACCCCAGCGAGGACAGCTCCGAGGACGAGGATGACgaggaagaagagcaggaggTGGACGTGGAGGGCCACAAACCCCCCGAGGGcgaagaagaggagggggaaggtcGAGACCCTGACgacgaggaggaggaagacgAGGAGACGGGGGTCCTGCTAGGGGACCCCTTAGTCGGGGGCGGCCGGTACCTCCAGGGCCGAGGGCTGTCAGAGAAGGGGAGCAGCCGGGATCGCGCACCGGCCGCGCCGGGCTCTTTCCCACTCGCCCTGAACTCCTCCAGGCTGCTGCAGGAGGACGGGAAACTGGGCGACCCCAGCGGCTCAgacctgcccccgcccccgcccccgcccccgcctctgGCCTCCCAGAAAGCAAGTGGCGGCGGTAGCAGCAGCCCGGGCAGCCCGGTCCACCATCCATCACTGGAGGAGCCGCCCTCCTACAAAGAT AATCAGAAAACTAAGGAAAATAACCAAGTTATTTTACCTACAAAGGACGAGAGCAACTTTtcag ATAAGAATAAGGAGCATAGCTTTTTCATCACAGACTCTGATGCTTCCGGAGGAGATTTTTGGAGAGAAAGATCAG gtgaaCACACACAAGAGACAAATTCACCTCATTCACTCAAAAAGGATGTTGAAAATATGGGGAAAG aaGAACTTCAGAAggttttatttgaacaaatagaTTTACGGAGACGACTAGAACAAGAATTCCAAGTGTTAAAAGGAAATACGTCTTTCCCAGTATTCA